One genomic segment of Mesoterricola silvestris includes these proteins:
- a CDS encoding cytochrome b/b6 domain-containing protein yields the protein MNVGIVRSSLLALAAALTLSAQPAGPDAACFACHGRKPAASAKGKQPPFVDKAKFEASIHAGNGCTSCHADLDTATHPGAKLAPVDCASCHEKPSKTYAVSTHGRARKAGNAGAAGCAECHGTHDIVKATAPTSPVRRENLHLTCGQCHPDVVAQLDASVHGQATAAGVQEAPVCTDCHSDHAIEGLKSASPMKVSQQVCSRCHGSARMNAKFDLPDNRVTTFFESYHGMAAKMGSPNAANCASCHGYHLVLPASDQRSSVNKANLVQTCQKCHPNATEKFSLGKIHVDRKEASDIGGKVDHWVRYTYLSLIFMTIGGMALHNILILRKKALAALRDPNRTVVRMNTQARIQHALLASSFIFLVVSGFALKYPNSWLGWCMGSSEVVRRIGHRIAAVVMITGAVIHLIYAIFTKDGRKFVKDMLPEPKDLFDVFTHLKYLVVPGAAKPQFKRFGYAEKAEYWAVVWGTFLMGTTGGLIWFKMYFTRWMPRWMVDVSITVHYYEAILATLAIIVWHFYFVIFDPEVYPVNWAFLDGKVTPHHHHEEHPLDHQGEEPSPDPDEPAE from the coding sequence ATGAACGTGGGAATCGTACGATCGTCGCTGCTCGCCCTGGCCGCAGCCCTGACCCTCTCAGCCCAGCCCGCCGGGCCGGACGCGGCCTGCTTCGCCTGTCACGGCCGCAAGCCCGCCGCCTCGGCCAAGGGCAAGCAGCCCCCCTTCGTGGACAAGGCGAAGTTCGAGGCCTCCATCCACGCGGGCAACGGCTGCACCAGCTGCCATGCGGACCTGGACACCGCCACCCACCCCGGCGCCAAGCTGGCCCCCGTGGATTGCGCCAGCTGCCATGAGAAGCCCTCCAAGACCTACGCCGTCAGCACCCACGGCCGGGCCCGCAAGGCCGGCAACGCCGGCGCCGCGGGCTGCGCGGAATGCCACGGCACCCACGACATCGTCAAGGCCACCGCCCCCACCTCCCCGGTGCGCCGCGAGAACCTGCACCTCACCTGCGGCCAGTGCCACCCCGACGTGGTGGCCCAGCTGGACGCCTCCGTGCATGGCCAGGCCACGGCCGCCGGCGTCCAGGAGGCCCCGGTCTGCACCGACTGCCACTCCGACCACGCCATCGAAGGCCTCAAGAGCGCCTCGCCCATGAAGGTCTCCCAGCAGGTCTGCAGCCGCTGCCACGGCTCGGCGCGCATGAACGCCAAGTTCGACCTTCCCGACAACCGGGTCACCACCTTCTTCGAGAGCTACCACGGCATGGCCGCCAAGATGGGTTCGCCCAACGCGGCCAACTGCGCCAGCTGCCACGGCTACCACCTGGTCCTGCCCGCCTCCGACCAGCGGTCCTCCGTGAACAAGGCCAACCTCGTCCAGACCTGCCAGAAGTGCCACCCCAACGCCACCGAGAAGTTCTCCCTGGGCAAGATCCACGTGGACCGCAAGGAGGCCTCGGACATCGGCGGCAAGGTGGACCACTGGGTGCGCTACACGTACCTGTCGCTGATCTTCATGACCATCGGCGGCATGGCCCTCCACAACATCCTGATCCTGCGCAAGAAGGCCCTGGCGGCCCTGCGCGACCCCAACCGCACCGTGGTGCGCATGAACACCCAGGCCCGCATCCAGCACGCCCTGCTGGCGTCCAGCTTCATCTTCCTGGTGGTCAGCGGCTTCGCCCTGAAGTACCCCAACTCCTGGCTGGGCTGGTGCATGGGCTCCAGCGAAGTGGTCCGGCGCATCGGCCACCGCATCGCCGCCGTCGTCATGATCACCGGCGCCGTCATCCACCTCATCTACGCCATCTTCACCAAGGACGGCCGCAAGTTCGTCAAGGACATGCTGCCCGAGCCCAAGGATCTCTTCGACGTCTTCACCCACCTGAAGTACCTGGTGGTCCCCGGCGCCGCCAAGCCCCAGTTCAAGCGCTTCGGCTACGCCGAGAAGGCCGAGTACTGGGCCGTGGTCTGGGGCACCTTCCTCATGGGCACCACCGGCGGCCTCATCTGGTTCAAGATGTACTTCACCCGCTGGATGCCCCGGTGGATGGTGGACGTCTCCATCACCGTCCACTACTACGAAGCCATCCTGGCCACCCTGGCCATCATCGTGTGGCACTTCTACTTCGTGATCTTCGACCCCGAGGTCTACCCCGTGAACTGGGCCTTCCTGGACGGCAAGGTGACCCCCCACCACCACCACGAGGAGCACCCCCTGGATCACCAGGGCGAGGAGCCGAGCCCCGACCCGGACGAACCCGCCGAATAA
- a CDS encoding protein kinase domain-containing protein yields the protein MLGPLLGKGGAGEVLEAWDALLCRTVALKALRDMDPGALIRFMHEAQLQARVIHPNICRIYDIESAGRTLKISMQLIKGPNLEQAAPQLSPAEAVGILRSVAEAVHAAHRVNLIHRDLKPSNIILERGPGGAWIPYLCDFGLAVSLGDPPLTLSQVAVGTPAFMAPEQSRGGRDRISPATDVFALGGTLHFALLGFPPGPPGTPPGPLRSGQGDLPRDLALVIRKCLEPDPGDRYATALALAADLDRFLRGIPVHARPRGPLGRFLGFLPGRGSRMLALGWFLAALGLTLAAGAGLALLGRTREEALVRDLEAASGVQIWNQPADLALPLHDLRSSRNRLRTRMAQVRAHMGEVGPGFRGPAWFALAQAHLLLGEEAEACAALRSAAALGYDEELLAPLMIRALAEAAYWRPGAAPDPSARRWARLGSAAADPGPLQEGRAAFILGDYSTAARLSREAAEASPDSPEAAALQCAALCALGRRALGAGEVTGARTLFQEAADTAWRRVAVWASSPGLRHAFARAALALADLEIGRGTQSPEALRELSRRCEEALRMDPGDRILREDWLASRFLVGRHRATLDLDPRPVLREALAFLESRPQRREAPGPDGLRMAILWQIADWEFTHAGNPGPALGEALASRGPAPAFGRDYQAALLVLRARVDAARGQDPRPAVEAALRHLGAADTWDLAQAAAEAWYLRAVWEAAHSVDPSASLGRVRALADRALGDWAGAPEAAALKGLAEDLERKAGPARGTLLASSAIPPQKPARASARGPGAGVHLERALPGLP from the coding sequence GTGCTCGGGCCCCTCCTGGGCAAGGGGGGCGCGGGGGAGGTCCTGGAGGCCTGGGATGCCCTGCTCTGCCGCACCGTGGCCCTCAAGGCCCTGCGGGACATGGACCCGGGGGCCCTGATCCGCTTCATGCACGAGGCCCAGCTCCAGGCCCGGGTGATCCATCCCAACATCTGCCGCATCTACGATATCGAGTCCGCGGGCCGCACCCTCAAGATCTCCATGCAGCTCATCAAGGGACCCAACCTGGAACAGGCCGCCCCGCAGCTGTCCCCGGCGGAGGCGGTGGGCATCCTCCGCAGCGTGGCGGAGGCGGTGCACGCCGCCCACCGGGTGAACCTCATCCACCGGGACCTCAAGCCTTCGAACATCATCCTGGAGCGGGGGCCCGGTGGGGCCTGGATCCCCTACCTGTGCGACTTCGGCCTGGCGGTGTCCCTGGGCGACCCGCCCCTGACCCTGAGCCAGGTGGCGGTGGGCACACCGGCCTTCATGGCCCCGGAGCAGAGCCGCGGCGGCCGGGACCGCATCTCCCCGGCCACGGACGTCTTCGCCCTGGGGGGCACCCTCCACTTCGCCCTCCTGGGGTTTCCCCCGGGTCCCCCGGGAACCCCCCCGGGTCCGCTGCGGTCCGGCCAGGGCGATCTCCCCCGGGACCTGGCCCTGGTCATCCGGAAATGCCTGGAACCCGACCCCGGGGACCGCTATGCCACGGCCCTGGCCCTGGCCGCCGACCTGGACCGTTTCCTGCGGGGGATCCCCGTGCACGCCCGGCCCCGGGGGCCCCTGGGCCGGTTCCTGGGCTTCCTCCCCGGGCGCGGCTCCCGGATGCTGGCCCTGGGCTGGTTCCTGGCGGCCCTGGGGCTCACCCTCGCGGCGGGGGCGGGGCTGGCCCTCCTGGGCCGGACCCGCGAGGAGGCCCTGGTGAGGGACCTGGAGGCGGCCAGTGGCGTCCAGATCTGGAACCAACCCGCGGACCTCGCCCTCCCCCTCCATGATCTGCGGTCCTCCCGCAACCGCCTGAGGACCCGCATGGCCCAGGTGAGGGCGCACATGGGGGAGGTGGGTCCCGGTTTCCGGGGGCCGGCGTGGTTCGCCCTGGCCCAGGCGCACCTGCTCCTGGGGGAGGAGGCCGAGGCCTGCGCCGCCCTCCGCAGCGCCGCCGCCCTGGGGTACGACGAGGAGCTCCTGGCCCCCCTGATGATCCGCGCCCTGGCGGAGGCCGCCTACTGGCGCCCGGGGGCCGCCCCCGATCCCTCGGCGCGGCGCTGGGCCCGCCTGGGCAGCGCGGCCGCGGACCCCGGCCCCCTCCAGGAGGGGCGGGCCGCCTTCATCCTGGGCGACTATTCCACCGCGGCCCGCCTGTCCCGCGAAGCCGCGGAAGCGTCCCCCGATTCGCCCGAGGCCGCGGCCCTCCAGTGCGCGGCGCTCTGCGCCCTGGGCCGCAGGGCCTTGGGCGCGGGGGAGGTCACCGGGGCCCGGACCCTTTTCCAGGAGGCCGCGGACACCGCCTGGCGCAGGGTCGCGGTCTGGGCCAGCAGCCCGGGACTCCGGCACGCCTTCGCCCGGGCCGCGCTGGCCCTGGCGGACCTGGAGATCGGCCGCGGCACCCAGTCCCCGGAGGCCCTGCGGGAACTGTCCCGCCGGTGCGAGGAGGCCCTGCGCATGGACCCCGGGGACCGGATCCTGCGCGAGGACTGGCTGGCCTCGCGCTTCCTGGTGGGACGGCACCGGGCCACCCTGGACCTGGATCCCAGGCCGGTGCTGAGGGAGGCCCTGGCCTTCCTGGAATCCCGCCCGCAGCGCAGGGAGGCCCCGGGGCCCGACGGCCTTCGCATGGCCATCCTCTGGCAGATCGCCGACTGGGAGTTCACCCACGCCGGGAATCCCGGACCGGCCCTGGGCGAGGCCCTCGCCTCCCGGGGCCCGGCCCCGGCCTTCGGCCGGGACTACCAGGCCGCGCTCCTCGTCCTCAGGGCGCGGGTGGACGCGGCCCGGGGCCAGGATCCGCGCCCCGCGGTGGAGGCCGCCCTGCGCCACCTGGGCGCGGCCGACACCTGGGACCTGGCCCAGGCCGCCGCGGAGGCCTGGTACCTGCGCGCGGTCTGGGAAGCCGCCCATTCCGTCGACCCCTCCGCAAGCCTCGGGAGGGTGCGCGCCCTGGCGGACCGGGCCCTGGGCGACTGGGCCGGGGCCCCGGAGGCGGCCGCCCTCAAGGGCCTTGCGGAGGACCTGGAAAGGAAGGCCGGCCCGGCCCGGGGGACGCTCCTGGCCTCGTCGGCGATCCCGCCGCAGAAGCCGGCCCGGGCCTCCGCCCGGGGACCGGGGGCCGGGGTCCACCTGGAGCGGGCGCTGCCCGGGCTGCCATGA